The Etheostoma cragini isolate CJK2018 chromosome 10, CSU_Ecrag_1.0, whole genome shotgun sequence nucleotide sequence aaaacttgccctgtttaagcctgttgggtgctaactctagcaggaggataacccAGTGTAGACCGCACTGAttggttttgtttcttttttctctctgacagcactccaaatctACAAACaaagctacatgttgaaatcaaccgcAATTCTCCTTTAATGCTCGTCAGaattttcttattgtcaacaaattccattaaaagaccaaaaaccaACAAAGAGCCAATCCTACTACCAAATACCATCTATGTAAACAAATCCTTAAATAGCACACAATGACATACACACTcttgtttattttaactttagcCCACAAACACCTCTTCCTGCTGCTACGATACTGACATATTAAATTACTCCCCAACTAAGAAATGCACTATTTACTTCTATTTAAGTAAGGTTTGCTAAAAACTACGGCGACAAACTGTTTTAGGAAACCACTGCGTAAAAACAGAGACATATGTTAGTTTATAATAGTAACAAATGGGATGTAAGCAGAATTTCACACATAAGCTGGGCAGACATTAAGTATTAGGAGATGGCCAAAGTGAGTACCCTTTTCATTAAGTGtgttcactgtttttgtttttataatatttaacaaggttaatatagatagataataCACTACATCTGAAGATGAGGCTTAAACAGCAGACATCACACCGCCTCTACAACATGTGCCACAGAGTTAATTTCAGATAGTATactatttattaaatgtatgtaGATTAattgaaatactttatttaatttggatGGTTGCTTTAAAAAGGTCTGCTTCTCAGATTCTCACCCTTTAATAAAATGAAGGCGATTCACATAATTCACATGCAGTGACAGTATATTACCTGAGGGCTTTGCTATATTTGTTGACAGCAGCTTTCCAGTCTTGATTCTTAAAAAGACTGTTTCCAATGTTCTTCACATCCTCAGCCACAGACAGAACTTTGTCAACCTGAAAGCAAACGGCAAGAAACAGAATCAGACCGGTTGTGAACAAAACAGACTAAACTACTTTATTTTGAGTTCAAATCAGaatcaaatgtattataaaaagCCCATCATCCCTTATTTTGGGGACAAGCACTTGAACTTGTTTAATAGTAGTATACTTTGAGTGTTTGCTATGCTTAACGTGTGCTGGATATATAATGTGCACATTCCCAGCCAAAGTGGTCCTTTAACAGAGTCCCTCAGAGCTTTTTGCTATCTGCCAAAGTTGAACCGTTTCCTTTAAGATCAAAGACTTCACGGATACTTACATCTTTAAAGTCGACGTCAGAGTCCTCGGGGAAGTCTGGGTGCGTGTCCCCTGATCCATCGCTTGGTCCAGTGCCCCAGCTGTCCCCATCCTTATGCTCACCACAGTCTGCTATGGCACATGGCTGCAAAAGTAGACATTAGCAGAAGTTTTAGTACTTACCTTTGTAAGAGTAGGTGCCAACTTTGTAAAAgagtaaatgtattattttggaattaaactaccaattttaactgaaaacatttaccTTAACAGGAGCATCCTCATTAGTCTCAAGAGACTCCAGCATTTTTACGATTCCCATTCCTTTTAACACTTGTCCGAAGACGACGTGCTTGCCGTCTAAGTGTGGAGTGGGGACAGTAGTTATGAAGAACTGGGAGCCATTGGTGTTTGGCCCGGCATTCGCCATGCTTAGCAGACCCACTTTGTCATGCTACATTGAAAAGGAAATACATTATTACAACAGACAAAAGAAGGCACTACAGAGACAAATGCACAAATATGGAGGTTTTGATTATTTCCGTTATTCAAGAACAGATTTGAATTGTTAGgcctttttgcctttttagtTGAACACAGAGGGAGAGTCCATGGAGCTAGAGATAGACTCCAGATTCCAGTGTACTCCTCCCAAAAATGGGTCACTTGGACATGCTGGAGGGATAGGTCAATTGTTTGCTATATGTAAAATAGTCTGACTTATTTTTAAAGCCTTATTTTTCACCTTAGTATAACTAAAAACTAATGATGAACAATGAGTAATTAGTAACATAATGGATGAAGAAAGCATGCAATAGTAATGGGGATGTGGTATTAAAAGAGTaactatagttttttttccaacctgggCTTTATttccatgcatttgtgtctaataAACTGATGCGACCAAAAACCTTTTACTTTGATCCAGTATTGAGTGAAATCTCAATGATGAGCCGACGGGAACCGAGCTACAATGTAACCTAATGGGGCAATTGTGAAGCCTTGCTTTTTGTCCATtaaaagtgattattttttggTACCGACAGGCTCCTATTGTTATTAAAAGTGTCTGACAAAAGTATCAATCTCAGGACGTGACTATTTGTCCGAAGACAGCAGTGTGGAGAGTAAAAGGACACGAGAGAAAAGCGTTTAGGTAGTCTGTGTAGAAATTAAAGGCTCCTGTTctctaaaagattttcaatgtaatggctcaatatttaaatgattttgacaaTGTGGATAAGGTCACTATAGTTTGATGACCACATGTAGGCTATTAATTTGAGCCAGAGTAGGCTACAACGTTAgggatgaagagaaagagagagagagaggctgagcaGGGTGAAGCAGCGGCTAAAGGGCTGCGGGGCTTGGGATATTGGTAGTGCTCCCATGGGTGCTGTGTCCCTATATGCCCAAAGAATAGGTTGTCAGGAGTGGGACCTGTTGCTACCAGATCCCTGTGGTTGAAATCGATcgataatgttgtcagacacttttattaacaatctgagcctgtcagtagcACAAAAACTAAATCCTTTTTATTGGACAATATCAAGGCTCCACAATGACCCCATTTTAGCTTAGTTTTGCGCCAGTTCGTCATTGCGATCTTGCTCAATACAGGACTAAATTCAAAGTCTATTGGACACAAATGCATCTGGAAATGGAGCCCAAGTTGAAAAAtacggtagttaccctttaagtatCTTACCTTGTAGTGGAAGTTTTCATCCTCAAACTTCTCCCCGTAGATGCTCTCGCCCCCGGTGCCATTATGGTTGGAGAAGTCACCTCCTTGGATCATGAACTTCTTGATGACTGCCAGAAACAAATTTACAGccaaattatttttcagataAACCAGACTGAATGTCAATAGTGAGTCAGGctccttgatttaaaaaagctaaGAGCCAAAGGCTTAATAAGCCTGttagttactttacatattatatactATGTCTCATGACATTCATGCTTTAAAAGCATCAATAAGTgccttttagtttaacaataTTCAACAGCTGTTTGTTCAACTAACcattattgtgacttttttgccaGTCACCCCTTACATAGTTAGCAGATTTAATTTTCATGGATATTGGTGAACTGACAActgaaataaatgttgttttttttgctattaagattattttttgggcattttcagcctttagtTTTGACAGggcagatgaagacatgaaaggggagagagtggGAATGACATACAGCACTTCATTGAGGACTAAacttctatatatgggcgccttctctaccaactgagctatctgggcacccaatAACTTATTCAATGAGTCCACCAAAGTAACTTTAACCTAACTTTCAAATTCTCCAAGTGACCCACagcaatacattttatgttcttttacacacacgtgtgtgtgtgtgtgtgtgtgtgtgtgcgtgtgtgtgtgtgtgcgtgtgtgcgctaAAACATCAAGGTGTCACATTATATGAAGATGTGGAGGCTTTTTACTTCTGTGGAATGGGCATCCTTTGAAATGCAGCGGTTTCCCAGTTGATTTTCCAGTGCCTTTCTCTCCAGTGCAGAGTGCCCGGAAGTTTTCTGCAGTTTTGGGGGTGATATCAGCAAACAGCTCCAGAACTATTCGGCCAGCTGTggacaaattaagaaaaatcgGCAATGACATTACTGTACAAGTTTATTCACAGATTCTGCAGTATGGTGTAACTTACACTATGGTCTACGGGACGGTATAGACTAAGTCATCACATACTTGAAACATAAAATCATTATCTGTACCAAAAGCTATGTAAAGTGGAGTATGGATATTGAGGTAACGTTATTTTGGAACGGACAAAATAGGCCTTGTCACGCTAACTTTTACAATAATCAATGTGTGGGCTGCAGCCAGAATGTAATCAATAGAGCGCTGACGGTAAGTTGATATTAAGCTATCTACACATATGATTAATAATTACCATCTGATTTTTCTATGACCGTGGACGCTATCTTACAGTGTTATGACAGCAAAGCTAAATTTACAAGTCATTCtagacaacacagacacacgtgGTTTAAACTTAACATTACTACAAGCTCTCTAAATGAACCTTACTAGCTATCAGTTAGACTTAAAGCTAACTCCCTTTAAATATTAGCAAGCCTCTAATGTCGATGTTTTACATAGTGTCTGTTTTCTAAGGTGTAATGCTATTGGAAGCTTCTAGCATAAACGAATCCGTTTCAGCAAGTCACTAGAACGGGCGGATTGTGCTAGCTAAGCTAAaaaggctaacgttagcggttAAACTGGTAACGTTGactaacattaaaattaaaatgtcctgACCTCTTTCTCCTCCAATGTCTACGTCGAAGAAGACACGAGGGTTTTCGGGGTTTGAAGGCTTGTCAGACGGTATTGGGTGAGACATTTTAAGGACAGGTTGGTTTCAGACACTTGTTTCGGTTAACTTCGCTAGCTGTCTAAACCCGGCTGCTGTAACGTTACTGGAGCAGATTAAACGAAGAAGAATGGAGGCAATTACTTCCGGTGAGCATATTCCAAAataatagtatgttgaattTGTCGGTGTCATGAGCATTGTATGaggtaaagaaaataaatgaccgCTTGCTTGCTTTTACAAATCAGTTAAGGCAACAAAAAACCGAATGCAGAAATGtatgcaaaatgtaattttcacaACAATCTCCCAGTAAAAAACGTGCTTCCTGATTCTGATTAACATGGTTTAAATCTAAAGTATATTAATGTTGCACAAATAACTTTCTTAAGACGCTCTTCCAATCTTAacttttttaactgtaaatacTGGATGTTTCTACCTCTTCTTGCCTCAGATAAAACAGGGTAAATCTTGGGTTGAACtagcatagatagatagatagatagatgatagatggatggatggatggatggatagatacatagatattgatcccaaaaaaagggaaattttaGTGTTagagcagcaaaatatcagtcacacaTCCGATAATTTTCCACATGTGTTCCACATTTCCAAACGGTTTTCCTTTAAAGGGTCCTAACCCCCATGGACCCCCTGCTGGTTTAGgatgagataagataagacctttattcatccccagtggggaaatttggttgttttttgttgctgcagtaGGCTACAACAGaaacaaccaaaaaataaatacagataagtATATAACGTAACATGAAAATAAGAAGTACATtagctaaaataaatacagaatataaaatAGAAGCTATACAAGAGCATTTGGAGACAAAAGTGAGGGGTGACAGTGGTGggattaatattaataaaggTTTTTGACTCGGCCTTCCACACTGATGCCCTCTGATACGTACAGTGTTGGGTTTCAACAAAATTCCATCACAACATGCCTTCAGGCAGGTGTCAGATTGAGGCCTGTCTATTATAGTGATGGCTTTTCCACAAATTGCCGTTGACCTCGAGAAATAGATGTCTGTGTGGCTCTTTACATGGTAATTGGTGGTCTTTCTTGTGGTAAACAATCCGTACAGCTATCGGCACCAGACATGACTTAACAAAATTGCTTTAGCTGTGGGGGATGGATTACCAGGTGTTTCGCATACAGGAATTGAACGTCTGTGACACTGTGAGAGGGGAGAGGGACCtctgatactgtaaataataccAACTTGGttattgctgttatttttgGAGATGATCTACTGTTGGACAAATCATTgctgtatgtatatgttgtaCTGCCTTGCGCGGATTGTAAAAACTTTGACAAAGAGACAATTCAACCCTTGTTTGCCCAGTTTACGTATCAGATGTAGTCTTCAGAATTCCATTGTGCAGTACAAAAAGTGTAAGTGAACTCAATATGAACATTCACTGGTGTAGAAGTATGCAAGGAAACTATCTGAGTCAATACGTGATATCAAAAACGTGTGAATTCCTCCTGAATCATTCAGGCTGGAAGGTGTGAAAGATTAAATTAGTGCTAAAGTCAACATGTTACGAAGATTAAAAGATGTTTATTCAAACTTCACACATCTCATTAACAGTCAGGTCCTCCAGCCGTCATGGATAGTAGAATGCCATCAGCTGTCTCTGTGAAACTTGGTGTTGACTTTGATTGAGTCATCCGTCATGTTCTTCCtgagaggaaacaaaaacaaatgctcGAAGAAATGAATCAGGCAACTGACATCAGTGACCTGCATGTGTACCTACAGGGTGtgttatgttttaatttgtttaatgttcttttaaagTCCCTCTTCAGAGagttatttagtttttgccttCATATTTTTTCACATATCCAAAAGATATAAACAACCAATTGATTTGGTTTGAGAATTACTGGGAGCTAATGGCATTCAAGGTTTTCTTTAAGTGTTATTATCTTAAGGGAACTCATTCTTTTTACCTTTAAAGCGCCTATGTAGCTCTCATGATTAAAATCAGGAAAATCTGTTACAAATAGGTGCAGTTTAGGATAAGTTATGTCATAGACATAAGGTCTCACTGAgagaaaaataactgtaaaatatttGACCCTGGCTGATTGATAAAGGCAACTATTCTACTTAAAATGACCTTTTTCAGAGGTTTTCTACTTTCGTTGCTGGAGTTTTGATGTGCactgaaagttgttttttttaaaggatggaATTTGAAAAATCTAACCCCCTGAACTGCATGTTGACATTGGCATGTGAAGGTAATGTAATTTTTGgtctctttgtggtagttttggtAGCATTTCTTTGTTGTGGTTTAACTGACTGTCCAACAGGAAATGTTAACAATCACTTCATACAGAGGCTCTGATTCAGGGACTCCTGGGCCTGTCCCTGGCATAGGCCTGTTCAGTTATCCATCCATGATGCTAATAAGCTAACTACCGCTCCCCTTCTGACTCTGGTAGGGGGAGCACCTGCCCCCTTTTCTTCCTGAAGACTTACTgtactgtaggctacatgtaATGGCTGAAAGGCTTGAGAAACTAACTTGTAGTTTATACTGTATTATTTGTTGTGCAGCTTTTGGATCTGTGTCAACACAGATGTGGATTGCAACTACATTCCAGAATGCCAATCTTTAGAAGGTCATTTATCAGATCTCTTTACGTTTCGACTGATGTTTGCCTGGAGTAGCTTGTTGTCAGCAGTATAACAGCTGCGTATGCCTCTGCATACTTTAAGGGTCTAATGGTAGAGTGAAACAGATTGGGTCCCATATAATGTTGATAATGCATATTTAAACAACTATCTACAAAACTGTGATGGATGTGGCCCCTTCTGCAGGAGCAATGCTACATAGAAAGAAAGCAGCTGCCTAAGCTGGGACTGGTCACCTTGAATTACTTATTCTCAGTGATTATGAGTGTGTTCTGGTTTTGCACTCTGCATTTTAATGAGTTGTGAGTTGTTAAcgagttgttgttgtgttttcatgtcaTGTGTCAGTGGGACATCCTCAAATTCTCCTTCaaagttgattttctttttgatttttttcctttatccATCAGATCATATATAAGCCATGTTAGTACATCCtaacatgttttacttttgcAGCATCTATTCTTATgcttgtgtaaaaaaagaatgtatagTTATTGGGTTATTGGGTATTTGAAACCTTTTACtggttatatacagtataatcatTTTCTAGTCATGAAAGTCTGGTGTATACCcctgtaaaaatatttttttctgttctcttgTAAAATATTGATTCAACTGGACTAATATGTTATTGTGTGTGCTAATTGAGTGGTCATAGAAGGAGATGATTTCAGGAAACGTGTCCTGGAAAACGTCTGAGGGATTGTGTGCCTAATAACAAATCCTTTCAACAATGTGCCCATTTGATAACTGTTATGACATATTCACACTCACAGATTACCGTTTATTTGCCCAGACTTGGAATTGTCTTCTATTGCACATAGAGAGTTGCCTGTGTGGcctgtgttttctctgcctTACAGCATGTTGCCACTGCAGAGTTTGATCCCTGGTCTGGGGAGAGTTGGATTCTAAGTCCGGGCAGAGCCTGTCTGCGTGGAGtgtgcatgttctccccgtgtttgcgtgggtttccgccgggtgctccggttttctcccaccataaagacatgcatgctaggtaactaggactacagttgaaaattagctgTCTGGCTAACACTTGTACAATTTccgaaatgttgattaatgtgcattgtcctaatcaaataaatacatgttaaagGTTCCAttgcatgaacatttcactttatgagtttttttttaacattagtatgCGTTTCCCCCATCCTGCCTATGCTcttccagtggctagaaatggtgataggtgtaaaccgagccctgggtatcttgctctgcctttgagaaaatgaaagctcagatgggccaatctgaaatcttgctccttatggggtcataaggagcaaagtaacctcccctttctctgcattGGCCACCCAGAGactttggcccgcccatgagaaagagagagacatcatagcTTCAAACAAGCAAAGGGGCAGTTGGTCGAGGCCACGCATCCCCCCTCCActtcaatagctacagacacggAAATGACACATCCAAAGGAAAGCTAATATGGGagtggctctagtggctgttattctgcaccaaggctgaatatcgggaaaaagacttcagatatggtattaggggaccactaaggtcaaaaagcaccatgtcatgagacCTTTGAATACAGCCAGAAGAGTCTTCCTAACTAGCATCTGCATGCATGTCTGCTTGTTCTCTGCATAGCCTgtcccaatgtttttgtctctcccCAGTTTTATTTGTCTCTGGATGGTTAATGTGTCGTTTCAATGCTGGCATCATTGTCTTGTCAGCTAAGACTTCTTTCTTTCCTGCTTATTTGTGTGACTTACCAATTGGTTTACATTCTACACTGTATTTTTGGACCTTTGCtggtttttaatcacttttgtcacACAGGTTCTTTCAAGCGGGTTGTTTGGCTAATACTGGAACGGTGACATTAATGTGCACTGTCTTTGcaactaaataaaaatccatAACCTCACACTCTCTGGTGGTCCCATGAGGTTGTAATACCCATAAGTGACcagaaaactaaattactgaataaatgaaaatcataCTCACGGGTCACAAGATAACGGAAAAACcatcataaaaagtcttagGAAGGTGTTGGGCCGTCTCAAGGCCACCAAAACCGCTTCAAtcagtccttccagaaaaatGTGATTAAGCGATCgcataattcaatgcataatcagccaaagtccgcaTTTTAATCGGGGGCCAAGTTTTTTCCAAAACGCTGCAGTTTTGCCACATGAATTGTCCATTTCCACGCAAAATAATGCAGGCTTACATGATTTAATAATCCCTGTTTTTTCAttgcaaaaaagtcacatataTTTTAGCAGagatttgaaaaatgttgcgtttacttcacacaagagcagccatatccccctgttgccatgggaatgtTACGAAGTGACGTAATTATGCGACAAGACGAacacattctctttttttattgatccacagtttttgcaagttcccgcaatttttttgtatacattCGCATAAATAGCCTGcttatttcattacattttttaagaaaaccaCATAATAAAGGATTTATGCCGGCAACAATCACAATCCAACTCTGCatttttctggaaggactgTTAAATGCACCCTGGCATAAATTTGTCAAGTCTTGGGAATCAACTGGAGAAATGCAACAAAGTCTGTAGCTAAAGTACAATTGAGGACACAAGTCACGTCCCATATGTCTAATATGAAAGTATCTGCATTTGTGATGTTTCTCCACTAATTTGTTCCACGTTTTGCTTTAAGTTTTAATTTGCCATTCCTACATCCTTACAGTGGGGCCAAATTTGTCAATATGGCCAGAGGAAAGGCAATTTTGTTACGAGTTTAATTGGTTTCCCTTCTGCAGTGCGGACATCTCAAACTCAACTCATCAGGATCAGCTTAGCTAAACAGAGCCACATCCTCCTATTCATTTTGCAGTGGATCAAGATTCTTTAAGTGTTTTTCAGCTAAATATACAGTCCCATGAGTGTGAAATGGGCATTCTTGTATTTACTGTTGCATCTTGTTTAGGGATTACACGAAGTTAATTGATTGTAAATATgtgttatttataaaaaatgtcaataaagtcaAAGACAAACCttccaaaatgtttgttttggtcaGTATTTGTGTCATTGCTGTGACTGTGTCCATGGCTGTCTGGCTGATTCATTACCTACGGTGTGGGTAGTGTGGGTTCTTGCAAAAGTGGAAATGATGCATTATGGATGTGGAAGCAGATAACCCACAATGCAGTCACTCAACACTGTGCAAACCTGAGATGTTCTAACTCATCCATTTGACACAGCACACGCATGTAACATGATTCTGAGGGACTCAACGTGAGGATTACAACCGCGGCCGTACTGTTGGTTCTGGAACCTGTGAGTCACTCTGTCCTCCAACGCCGTCCGTAACTCAGTTTTCTGTCAGAAAAGGAGGGCTGAGATTAGTTTAATTTTCCCCTGAAATGTTTTCTCCTTTCATCTTTACAACTTGTTACATCATCATGACTGTAATTGTCCTGAGAAGAAAAGTTAGAATGCACATTCCTGGTTAAGAATGCGTTATGTTATGCCAATAGGAATAACTAAGGCAGATTTTGCACTGACAGTGTTGTCACTCCAGCGGGGATTAGTCTTTGATTATACTGACTGGGTTTAGCTGATGAACAGATTGAATTGAGGATAGCTAGGTTAAGTGATAGGAAAGAGAAATTTTACCAGGTCTGGGATCATTTTTGATATAAAAGATAGAAATAAGTGCCTATAACATGTAAGGGGAGCAAGAATATTCATTcttttgtatatactgtatatacaaaaattaaataattctgTAGGAATTCtgtattaaattaatttaaataaataatttaatttaattataataaCGTTTTTCTTATCCAAACCATGTACAATGAATATTTATGAATTCTCAACTCAACATTGATTAGCTAAAGAAACCCAAAAGTTATGTGCTGGTAAATTtgctaaattaaataataaaagttaaacaaaaatccATAAATCTCCATCCAGATTTGCTAAATTGTCCATCTATTACTGACGTGCTACTGTTTATCCCAACATTGATCACATTCCTGCATATTATATCATATCCAAGCATTTTCTTAAAGTCATGCTCAGTGTAACCT carries:
- the ppid gene encoding peptidyl-prolyl cis-trans isomerase D encodes the protein MSHPIPSDKPSNPENPRVFFDVDIGGERAGRIVLELFADITPKTAENFRALCTGEKGTGKSTGKPLHFKGCPFHRIIKKFMIQGGDFSNHNGTGGESIYGEKFEDENFHYKHDKVGLLSMANAGPNTNGSQFFITTVPTPHLDGKHVVFGQVLKGMGIVKMLESLETNEDAPVKPCAIADCGEHKDGDSWGTGPSDGSGDTHPDFPEDSDVDFKDVDKVLSVAEDVKNIGNSLFKNQDWKAAVNKYSKALRYLEVSGELLEEAAQQKLEPTALSCFLNTAACNLKMQLWQDALESCNEALELDQVNTKALFRRAQAWQGLKENSKAMIDLKKAQGIAPEDKAISNEMKRVHLKIQEEKEKEKKIYAKMFA